One segment of Prionailurus bengalensis isolate Pbe53 chromosome D4, Fcat_Pben_1.1_paternal_pri, whole genome shotgun sequence DNA contains the following:
- the EXOSC2 gene encoding exosome complex component RRP4, with translation MAMEMRLPVARKPLSESLDRDTKKHLVVPGDTITTDTGFMRGHGTYMGEEKLIASVAGSVERVNKLICVKALKTRYNGEVGDIVVGRITEVQQKRWKVETNSRLDSVLLLSSMNLPGGELRRRSAEDELAMRGFLQEGDLISAEVQAVFSDGAVSLHTRSLKYGKLGQGVLVQVSPSLVKRQKTHFHDLPCGASVILGTNGFIWIYPTPGHKEEDAGGLTANLEPVSLADREVISRLRNCIVSLVTQRMMLYDTSILYCYEASLPHQIKDILKPEIMEEVVMETRQRLLEQEG, from the exons ATGGCGATGGAGATGAGGCTTCCCGTCGCTCGCAAGCCCCTTAGCGAGAGCTTGGACCGCGATACTAAGAAACACCTGGTGGTTCCGGGGGACACGATCACCACGGACACGGGATTCATGCG GGGCCATGGAACTTACATGGGGGAAGAGAAGCTCATTGCATCTGTGGCTGGCTCCGTGGAGAGGGTAAACAAGTTGATCTGTGTGAAAGCCTTGAAAACCAG ATATAATGGTGAAGTAGGAGACATTGTAGTGGGGAGAATCACAGAG GTTCAACAGAAGAGGTGGAAGGTAGAGACCAACTCTAGGCTGGATTCAGTCTTGCTTCTCTCCTCTATGAACCTTCCTGGAGGAGAGCTG AGGAGAAGATCTGCGGAAGATGAGCTGGCCATGAGAGGTTTCTTGCAGGAAGGGGACCTTATCAGT GCGGAAGTCCAGGCAGTGTTCTCTGATGGAGCGGTGTCTCTGCACACAAGGAGTCTGAAATACGGAAAA CTAGGTCAGGGGGTTCTGGTCCaggtgtccccctccctggtgaAGCGGCAGAAGACTCACTTCCATGACCTGCCGTGTGGCGCGTCGGTGATTCTGGGCACCAATGGCTTCATCTGGATCTACCCGACGCCCGGCCACAAAGAAGAGGATGCAGGGGGCCTCACTGCAAACCTGGAG CCTGTGTCCCTCGCTGACCGAGAGGTGATCTCCCGGCTTCGGAACTGCATCGTCTCGCTGGTCACTCAGAGAATGATGTTGTACGATACCAGTATCCTGTATTGCTATGAGGCGTCCCTTCCGCATCAG ATCAAAGACATCTTAAAGCCAGAAATAATGGAGGAAGTAGTGATGGAAACGCGCCAGAGGCTTTTAGAACAGGAGGGATGA